From Paenibacillus physcomitrellae, the proteins below share one genomic window:
- a CDS encoding pro-sigmaK processing inhibitor BofA family protein has product MKLIAAGILVLSVVIILYIWISRKLGFAWLTRLGLHFALAAVGIYAVNIAGILPEVHIPLNPATIGTVLILGLPGVGLLIGLKLTWI; this is encoded by the coding sequence ATGAAACTTATCGCGGCTGGTATTTTAGTGTTGTCAGTTGTAATCATTCTGTATATCTGGATTAGCAGGAAATTAGGCTTTGCCTGGCTCACAAGACTGGGCCTTCATTTTGCACTCGCGGCAGTAGGTATTTATGCGGTCAATATTGCGGGGATTCTACCGGAAGTCCATATCCCTTTAAACCCTGCTACAATTGGAACTGTGCTGATTTTGGGACTGCCGGGAGTTGGGCTGCTGATCGGTTTAAAATTAACTTGGATATAA
- a CDS encoding DUF2508 family protein yields the protein MKWGSLFSNAGDRKQQRLDMEERERVYYEVLKAHKEWQRAHWAFQSAVGQDEVDVAIYTLEAAERRYQIQLKEAKKLEIHLGQHIYPRQTNPQMVRRLGS from the coding sequence ATGAAGTGGGGTTCTTTGTTCTCGAATGCAGGTGATCGGAAGCAGCAAAGGCTGGACATGGAGGAGCGGGAAAGGGTTTATTACGAGGTGCTCAAAGCACACAAGGAATGGCAAAGAGCCCATTGGGCATTTCAGTCGGCAGTAGGACAGGATGAGGTTGATGTGGCTATTTATACGCTCGAAGCAGCAGAAAGACGATATCAGATCCAGCTTAAAGAAGCGAAGAAATTAGAAATTCATCTCGGCCAGCATATTTACCCTCGGCAAACCAACCCTCAAATGGTAAGGAGACTTGGATCATGA